One genomic window of bacterium includes the following:
- a CDS encoding tetratricopeptide repeat protein, whose product MTKKIIVLVLILTLITCFNITWAEKDKLLSIDEKEVMMDKGKLKKTGTEELKDHLKQIPDSKSKINPLPEIELVNGIKFANQKKYDEAIQIFESIIKKYPDTKASNQAKYMIDKINEEKRKNALLSQPKPTPKIEIPKEYYPNYQFNSGIKYYRERNFKEALACFQEVVDTAQADSKLAKEAEMAIKKIKRILTPKPEPKPLPHFKISDEKRKQIYKEWHEKILQHQQKLFDKALELKEEGKLQEALKVLEELMDSRSSPVLDKAAKEMTKVKKELGVLK is encoded by the coding sequence ATGACTAAAAAAATTATTGTTTTAGTTTTAATACTAACTTTGATTACTTGCTTTAATATAACCTGGGCAGAAAAAGATAAATTGTTAAGTATAGATGAAAAGGAAGTGATGATGGATAAAGGAAAACTAAAAAAAACAGGAACTGAAGAACTAAAAGACCATCTTAAACAAATCCCAGATTCAAAATCCAAAATAAATCCATTGCCAGAAATAGAACTGGTCAACGGCATAAAATTTGCTAATCAAAAAAAATACGATGAGGCTATACAAATTTTTGAATCAATTATCAAAAAATATCCAGATACTAAAGCATCTAATCAAGCTAAATATATGATTGATAAGATTAATGAAGAAAAAAGAAAAAATGCTTTATTATCTCAACCTAAACCGACTCCTAAGATTGAAATACCTAAAGAATATTACCCAAATTATCAATTTAATTCAGGGATTAAATATTATCGTGAAAGAAACTTTAAAGAGGCATTAGCGTGTTTTCAGGAGGTAGTAGATACTGCCCAAGCAGATAGTAAATTAGCAAAAGAGGCAGAAATGGCTATTAAAAAGATAAAAAGAATACTTACACCTAAACCAGAGCCTAAACCCCTTCCTCATTTCAAAATATCTGATGAGAAAAGGAAACAAATATACAAAGAGTGGCATGAAAAAATACTTCAACACCAACAAAAATTGTTTGATAAGGCACTTGAGTTAAAAGAAGAAGGGAAATTGCAGGAGGCACTGAAAGTGCTTGAAGAATTAATGGATTCTCGAAGTTCACCTGTATTAGATAAAGCGGCTAAGGAGATGACTAAGGTTAAAAAGGAATTAGGGGTATTAAAATAA
- the fliN gene encoding flagellar motor switch protein FliN, translating to MVGGNELTQAELEALLGEEAEEEEGTTGLTKEEGSVLKDISGSSMNAAATALSTILNKQVTIAAPEINEITPDSITKEVPGTAIVVEVEYSGGIKGPTYIVFLKEHGAMIADLMMGGDGTSPPEEINDLYLGALGEALGQMIESSAVSLSSTIGKTVTASPPKIKIVDFQKGVPKDLPVFRESKVVEVDYNLTLGDLSEGKLVQLLPLNIAKPIVKTVMGETAKPKEVEKPAFAPGVHPVQFTRLKPTETEQLPANLKLLMDVPMNVSVEIGRKKMTIKKILDLGSGSIVELDKMANEPVDIFVNGKLIAKGGVVVIDDNFGVRIADIIAPEERLESLR from the coding sequence ATGGTTGGAGGAAATGAACTTACACAAGCTGAATTAGAGGCTCTTTTAGGCGAAGAGGCAGAGGAAGAAGAAGGAACAACAGGATTGACTAAAGAAGAAGGTAGTGTTTTAAAAGATATTTCTGGTTCTTCAATGAACGCCGCGGCAACTGCACTTTCAACTATTTTAAATAAACAGGTAACTATTGCCGCTCCGGAAATCAATGAGATTACTCCGGATAGTATTACAAAAGAGGTCCCCGGCACAGCAATTGTGGTTGAGGTAGAATATTCTGGTGGAATTAAAGGACCAACTTATATCGTTTTTCTGAAAGAACACGGGGCAATGATTGCCGATTTAATGATGGGTGGCGATGGAACCTCACCACCTGAAGAAATAAACGATTTGTATTTAGGTGCCCTGGGTGAGGCATTAGGACAAATGATAGAATCTTCTGCGGTGTCTTTGTCATCGACCATCGGTAAAACTGTAACCGCCTCCCCACCTAAAATAAAGATCGTTGATTTCCAGAAGGGTGTTCCCAAAGACCTTCCTGTATTCCGCGAAAGTAAAGTGGTTGAGGTAGATTACAATCTGACATTAGGTGATTTAAGTGAAGGTAAATTAGTTCAGTTGCTACCATTAAATATCGCTAAACCAATAGTTAAAACGGTTATGGGAGAGACGGCAAAACCTAAAGAAGTAGAAAAACCAGCATTTGCCCCGGGAGTTCATCCAGTTCAATTTACCAGATTGAAACCGACTGAAACAGAGCAATTACCAGCAAACTTAAAACTGTTAATGGATGTCCCAATGAATGTTAGTGTTGAAATTGGCCGAAAGAAAATGACGATTAAAAAAATATTAGATTTAGGTTCAGGCTCAATTGTTGAGTTAGATAAAATGGCTAATGAACCAGTCGATATTTTTGTCAACGGTAAATTAATTGCGAAAGGCGGAGTTGTCGTTATTGATGATAACTTTGGTGTTCGCATTGCAGATATTATTGCTCCGGAAGAAAGACTTGAATCGTTAAGGTGA